The Solanum lycopersicum chromosome 9, SLM_r2.1 genome window below encodes:
- the LOC138338493 gene encoding uncharacterized protein, with amino-acid sequence MGKQFADKKLSQIQDKVLRGEAKEAIINEEGILRIKGRVCVPRVDDITHTIVAEAYSLRYSIHPGATRMYHDLRQHIYWWSRMKHDIVDFFAQFLNCKRVKYENQWPGGIHQRMPIPEWKWQRIAMDFVVVLPKTMG; translated from the coding sequence ATGGGAAAGCAGTTTGCTGATAAGAAGCTGAGCcaaattcaagataaggtattgcgaggagaggctaaagaggcaataattaATGAGGAAGGTatcttgagaattaagggaagggtatgtgtgccccgtgttgatgatatAACTCACACTATTGTTGCAGAAGCTTATAGTTtgaggtattctatacatcctggtgcaaccaggatgtatcatgatctaagGCAACATATttattggtggagtagaatgaagcatgacattgttgatttttttgccCAATTCCTGAATTGTAAGCGGGTAAAGTATGAAAACCAGTGGCCTGGAGGGATAcatcagagaatgcccattcctgaatggaagtggcaaagaattgcaatggatttcgtagttGTTCTTCCAAAAACAATGGGttag